One genomic segment of Streptomyces niveus includes these proteins:
- a CDS encoding NADPH-dependent F420 reductase yields MRIGFLGTGFVARAVAAGAAAAGHDVVLGSRDPKAAADRELGLPVTGLAEAVEHGGIVVNATPGTVSLELLGELRERLAGRILLDIAVGLTDEMALAHPNSSIGEQLQRALPDTRVVKTLATMDSAAMVDPGGLSGESTVFLSGDDAGAKAEVGALLGDLGWPVGSRLDLGGIETARGQEHFALLFMGIAGALGTYTFNIKVVPPKTAAK; encoded by the coding sequence ATGCGAATCGGATTTCTCGGAACAGGATTTGTCGCCCGCGCGGTGGCCGCCGGAGCCGCCGCCGCGGGTCACGACGTCGTACTCGGCTCACGCGACCCCAAGGCCGCCGCGGACAGAGAACTCGGCCTGCCGGTGACCGGGTTGGCCGAGGCGGTGGAGCACGGCGGGATCGTCGTCAACGCCACCCCCGGCACCGTGTCCCTGGAACTGCTCGGTGAACTGCGGGAGCGACTCGCCGGGAGAATCCTCCTCGACATCGCGGTGGGCCTCACCGACGAGATGGCGCTGGCCCACCCCAACTCCAGCATCGGCGAACAGCTTCAGCGGGCGCTGCCGGACACCAGGGTCGTCAAGACGCTCGCCACGATGGACTCCGCCGCGATGGTCGATCCGGGCGGGCTGAGCGGCGAGAGCACCGTCTTTCTCTCCGGCGACGACGCCGGTGCGAAGGCCGAGGTCGGCGCGCTGCTGGGCGACCTCGGCTGGCCCGTCGGCTCCCGGCTGGACCTGGGCGGCATCGAGACGGCGCGCGGGCAGGAGCACTTCGCGCTGCTGTTCATGGGCATCGCGGGCGCCCTCGGGACGTACACCTTCAACATCAAGGTCGTACCGCCGAAAACGGCCGCGAAGTAG
- a CDS encoding HAD family hydrolase, translating to MSSAAASASASAFPYKLVATDLDGTLLGEDHTVSARTRDALAAATAAGAAHIIVTGRAVPWTRSILDDLGYEGLAVCGQGAQVYHAGEHRLLTSVTLDRQVAVLAVSKIEAEVGPLALAASRDGLDGDVLIGPGYKVQGGPLPALFLDDPAEMWTAPINKVYIQHPELSDDALAKVAQETVGGMVAVVMAGPGVVEILPLGLSKATGLSLAARRLGVTAADTIAFGDMPNDIPMFGWARHGVAMANAHERLKAVADEVTASNDEDGIAVVLERLLQPH from the coding sequence GTGAGCTCCGCCGCCGCGTCCGCTTCCGCTTCCGCCTTCCCGTACAAGCTCGTCGCGACCGACCTCGACGGCACGCTGCTGGGCGAGGACCACACGGTCTCCGCGCGTACGCGTGACGCGCTCGCCGCCGCCACGGCGGCGGGCGCCGCGCACATCATCGTCACGGGGCGGGCCGTGCCGTGGACACGGAGCATCCTCGACGACCTCGGGTACGAGGGGTTGGCGGTCTGCGGACAGGGCGCGCAGGTTTACCACGCGGGTGAGCACAGACTGCTGACGTCGGTGACGCTGGACCGGCAGGTGGCCGTCCTCGCGGTGTCGAAGATCGAGGCGGAGGTCGGTCCGCTGGCGCTCGCCGCAAGCCGTGACGGTCTCGACGGTGACGTCCTGATCGGGCCCGGCTACAAGGTCCAGGGGGGCCCGCTGCCCGCGCTGTTCCTCGACGATCCCGCCGAGATGTGGACGGCGCCGATCAACAAGGTCTACATCCAGCATCCGGAGCTGAGCGACGACGCGCTGGCTAAGGTCGCGCAGGAGACGGTCGGCGGCATGGTCGCCGTGGTGATGGCGGGGCCGGGTGTCGTGGAGATCCTGCCGCTGGGTCTGAGCAAGGCGACGGGGCTCTCGCTGGCCGCGCGGCGCCTCGGTGTGACGGCGGCCGACACGATCGCGTTCGGCGACATGCCCAACGACATCCCGATGTTCGGCTGGGCCCGGCACGGTGTGGCGATGGCCAACGCGCACGAGCGGCTGAAGGCCGTGGCGGACGAGGTCACCGCGTCGAACGACGAGGACGGGATCGCCGTGGTGCTGGAGAGGCTGCTGCAGCCGCACTGA
- the serS gene encoding serine--tRNA ligase, which yields MIDLRLLRDDPDRVRASQRARGEDVAVVDALLSADERRRASGVRFDELRSEQKTLGKLVPKATGDEKTELLARTRELSAAVKAADVEQHEADEEARRLLLQLGNIVHPDVPVGGEEDFVVLETVGTPRDFGAEGFEPKDHLELGESLGAIDMERGAKVSGSRFYYLTGVGALLELALVNAAIAQATEAGFVPMLTPALVRPRAMEGTGFLGQAAENVYHLEKDDYYLVGTSEVPLAAYHMDEIIEADKLPLRYAGFSPCFRREAGTYGKDTRGIFRVHQFDKVEMFSYVDPADAEAEHARLLEWEKQWLTGLGLPFQVIDVATGDLGASASRKFDCEAWIPTQGKYRELTSASNCDGFQARRLSVRMRVSQDGKQQVKPLATLNGTLCAVPRTIVALLENHQRADGSVWVPEVLRPYLGGRETLEPIAK from the coding sequence GTGATTGACCTTCGCCTGCTCCGAGACGACCCCGACCGTGTCCGCGCCTCGCAGCGCGCCCGTGGAGAGGACGTCGCCGTCGTCGACGCCCTGCTCTCCGCCGACGAGCGGCGCAGGGCCTCCGGCGTCCGCTTCGACGAGCTGCGTTCCGAGCAGAAGACGCTCGGCAAGCTGGTGCCCAAGGCCACGGGCGACGAGAAGACGGAGCTGCTGGCCCGCACCCGTGAGCTCTCCGCGGCCGTCAAGGCCGCCGACGTGGAGCAGCACGAGGCCGACGAGGAGGCCAGGCGGCTGCTCCTGCAACTCGGCAACATCGTGCACCCGGACGTGCCCGTGGGCGGCGAGGAGGACTTCGTCGTCCTCGAAACGGTCGGCACGCCCCGCGACTTCGGTGCCGAGGGCTTCGAGCCCAAGGACCATCTGGAGCTCGGCGAGTCGCTCGGCGCGATCGACATGGAGCGCGGCGCGAAGGTCTCCGGCTCGCGCTTCTACTACCTGACGGGCGTCGGCGCCCTGCTCGAACTCGCCCTGGTGAACGCGGCGATCGCGCAGGCGACCGAGGCCGGCTTCGTCCCGATGCTGACTCCCGCGCTGGTGCGCCCGCGCGCGATGGAGGGCACGGGCTTCCTCGGCCAGGCCGCCGAGAACGTGTACCACCTGGAGAAGGACGACTACTACCTGGTCGGTACGTCGGAGGTGCCCCTCGCCGCGTACCACATGGACGAGATCATCGAGGCCGACAAGCTGCCCCTGCGGTACGCGGGATTCTCGCCCTGCTTCCGCCGCGAGGCGGGCACGTACGGCAAGGACACCCGTGGCATCTTCCGGGTGCACCAGTTCGACAAGGTCGAGATGTTCTCGTACGTCGACCCGGCGGACGCCGAGGCCGAGCACGCGCGGCTGCTGGAGTGGGAGAAGCAGTGGCTGACCGGCCTCGGGCTGCCCTTCCAGGTGATCGACGTGGCCACGGGCGACCTGGGGGCCTCGGCCTCGCGCAAGTTCGACTGCGAGGCGTGGATCCCGACGCAGGGCAAGTACCGCGAGCTGACGTCCGCCTCCAACTGCGACGGTTTCCAGGCGCGCCGGCTCTCCGTACGGATGCGGGTGTCGCAGGACGGCAAGCAGCAGGTGAAGCCGCTCGCGACGCTGAACGGCACGCTCTGCGCCGTACCGCGCACGATCGTGGCGCTGCTGGAGAACCACCAGCGGGCCGACGGTTCGGTGTGGGTGCCCGAGGTGCTCCGTCCGTATCTGGGCGGGCGCGAGACGCTGGAGCCGATCGCCAAGTGA